Proteins co-encoded in one Carassius carassius chromosome 35, fCarCar2.1, whole genome shotgun sequence genomic window:
- the LOC132116376 gene encoding uncharacterized protein LOC132116376 has product MSAHGSSLCPSDGHISLSDRQCRSARLMDMRSLLLLSVLLALIRGGEGQKPTVSLRPKFPQVYAGDDVTLICNREGGSKPTTWYFNRTSLQTHKDYLMLLTAVTPDNNNGVYECDQGGTKSDPYTLIVLDLEPHAQLSPSVGGAVMTKGDGRNLVLQTDDDDLENWSCFVLRGVSTFAIGLDINKEMKRAVIFAELKEAERATFWCKKKKAALRSNAVTLKKTELMVMLVPPAVPALEGESVALRCVVWGGPELEEAIFYKNYTPISKSSPEGTYTIPKATQSDTGMYSCHATYRYSHISAKAAQKEGVSDAQELKVIGGPPAAVISGSTNSLKCSCPNCPAKCTSYHWYHTPFNDPFTREKRSENDESITVEKEGLYKCRRDCGNGFSRFSNIYTYTVTANMVPILVAALLIFLGLLIILLIALKRRRGGSAIQETKQDKDKTTAGDYEQIQLKDKAVYHTLGEGTSKDQAEGGYEPLKKTQEEGVYHTVGPVEGQSEGQGQGQGGYEALKSIKVDVYHTVGPVEGQSEGQGQGQGQGGYEALKSVKGEVYHTLSSDDSKKPAGEAEGGYEQLPQKDKDYETVTVEDNPYEEVKKQRGKENE; this is encoded by the exons ATGTCTGCACACGGCTCATCTCTCTGTCCATCAGATGGTCATATTTCTCTTTCTGACAGACAGTGCAGATCAGCTCGTCTGATGGACATGAGGTCTCTGCTGTTACTATCAG TGTTGTTGGCTCTCATAAGGGGCGGCGAGGGACAGAAACCAACAG TGTCTCTCCGGCCGAAGTTCCCTCAGGTGTATGCTGGAGATGATGTCACTCTGATCTGTAACCGTGAAGGAGGGAGTAAACCAACAACATGGTATTTTAACAGAACATCATTACAAACACACAAGGATTATTTAATGCTTCTTACAGCAGTGACACCAGACAACAACAACGGGGTGTATGAATGTGATCAGGGAGGAACGAAGAGTGACCCGTACACACTCATTGTACTGG atctgGAGCCTCACGCTCAGCTCTCTCCATCTGTTGGAGGTGCTGTGATGACCAAAGGAGACGGAAGAAACCTGGTGCTGCAGACGGATGATGATGATCTGGAGAACTGGTCTTGTTTTGTGTTGAGGGGAGTGAGCACCTTCGCTATAGGACTCGATATTAATAAGGAGATGAAGAGAGCTGTTATATTTGCAGAATTAAAGGAGGCAGAAAGAGCCACTTTCTGGTGCAAGAAAAAGAAAGCAGCTCTTCGAAGCAACGCAGTGACGCTGAAAAAGACAG AGCTCATGGTGATGTTGGTTCCTCCGGCTGTTCCTGCGCTGGAGGGGGAGTCTGTGGCCCTCAGGTGTGTAGTCTGGGGTGGACCAGAGCTGGAAGAGGCTATCTTCTATAAGAATTATACACCAATCTCAAAGAGCTCACCTGAAGGCACATACACCATCCCCAAGGCCACACAAAGTGATACCGGCATGTACAGCTGCCACGCCACCTACAGGTACAGCCACATCAGTGCAAAAGCTGCACAGAAGGAAGGAGTTTCTGATGCTCAGGAGTTAAAAGTCATAG GTGGACCTCCTGCTGCAGTTATTTCAGGGTCTACTAACAGTCTGAAGTGTTCCTGTCCTAACTGTCCTGCCAAATGCACATCCTACCACTGGTATCACACACCCTTTAATGACCCATTCACACGTGAAAAACGATCTGAAAACGATGAGTCTATTACTGTAGAGAAAGAAGGACTGTACAAATGCCGGAGGGACTGTGGGAACGGTTTCTCCCGTTTCAGCAACATCTACACCTACACAG TGACTGCAAACATGGTGCCCATCTTGGTGGCAGCGCTTCTGATCTTTCTCGGGCTGCTGATCATCTTGCTGATCGCGCTGAAACGCAGACGTGGAGGAAGCGCCATCCAGGAGACCAAACAGGATAAAGACAAGACGACAGCTGGAGACTATGAGCAAATCCAACTCAAGGACAAGGCGGTTTACCACACCCTGGGCGAGGGCACGAGCAAGGACCAGGCCGAGGGGGGTTACGAACCCCTAAAAAAGACGCAGGAGGAGGGCGTGTACCACACAGTAGGACCAGTAGAGGGTCAGAGTGaaggtcaaggtcaaggtcaaggtgGGTACGAGGCTCTTAAGAGCATCAAAGTTGATGTGTACCACACAGTAGGACCTGTAGAGGGTCAGAGTGaaggtcaaggtcaaggtcaaggtcaaggtgGGTACGAGGCTCTTAAGAGCGTCAAAGGTGAAGTGTACCACACACTGAGTTCAGACGACTCAAAGAAGCCAGCAGGAGAAGCAGAGGGAGGATACGAGCAGCTTCCTCAGAAAGACAAAGATTACGAGACCGTGACAGTGGAGGACAATCCATACGAAGAAGTGAAGAAACAGAGGGGCAAAGAGAACGAATGA